The following DNA comes from Hordeum vulgare subsp. vulgare chromosome 3H, MorexV3_pseudomolecules_assembly, whole genome shotgun sequence.
TCATGGAGCTggggagccaaaagcaatttccggaTAATGAGACGCTATATCCCCAAAAAAAAAAAGATGATGAGACGCTATGGCCGACGCGATGTGCAGTGTTGCATTGCAGCCGGCTGCCTGCATTGAATTGAGCTTATGGGCCTGGGGATCTCCAACCTGGCACGGTCCATGGTCGGTTGTGGGTGGGCATACCGCACGAGCTTTGGTGCCTTAACTGCACATGCCTTTAGGTCAGTGACATGCGGGCCTGCCGGCTGTTggacccacttgtcagtggcTCAAAGGCATCTGCAGTTACGGCAGGGAAGCTCAGTCCCGCACGAGGAGGCGGCACTCTTGTACACACGGTTTCTCCCTCCCGAGCAAGCATtcccgctccaccaccgccgggCGCCGGCCTCCGCGCGCCGCGTGGCCTCCGACCTCTCCTCATCGTATATTTATCACCACCGTGCCGAGCAGCCAAGCACGCAAGCGAAACATCAACACCGGCCCAACGACACACCGACGTCTCCTACCTGGCTTGGCTACCAGTTCGCCCGTCTCCTCACCGGTCCTCGACTCGATCACCTACATGGACGCCCCGGACGTGACTCCGGCGTGGTCGCTGGTCCGCGGCTACTTCTCCCCGGCGACGCTCTTCCTCCTGCTCAACGTCGTCATCGGCACCATCGCGCTCACCTCCcgctcccgctcccgctcccACCGccgccacgaccaccaccacggcgacgacgacgaccgcCACCACCAGCAGAAGGACCACGGCCACCAGTACGCTCCTCCCCCGCCTCCGGCCCCGCTGGCGCGCACGTCATCCGTGATGGAGCGCCTGCGCTCCCTCGGCC
Coding sequences within:
- the LOC123441855 gene encoding pathogen-associated molecular patterns-induced protein A70-like; this translates as MADAMCSVALQPAACIELSLWAWGSPTWHGPCYGREAQSRTRRRHSCTHGFSLPSKHSRSTTAGRRPPRAAWPPTSPHRIFITTVPSSQARKRNINTGPTTHRRLLPGLATSSPVSSPVLDSITYMDAPDVTPAWSLVRGYFSPATLFLLLNVVIGTIALTSRSRSRSHRRHDHHHGDDDDRHHQQKDHGHQYAPPPPPAPLARTSSVMERLRSLGLYRFRSGDFPPEYNYSHPAAGDTGDDDGSSTKQQYSRSRSEPAARKPASKTGNEAEKAARAKVATKKPVTAEVRRLERAPVPAPARLVQRAPRAPAARAVLTEARRPDAGAPEAACVDERADDFINKFRQQLQLQRLNSLLNYKEMLNRGA